The Equus quagga isolate Etosha38 chromosome 2, UCLA_HA_Equagga_1.0, whole genome shotgun sequence genome has a window encoding:
- the GPR137B gene encoding integral membrane protein GPR137B isoform X4, which yields MRPERSRPRRSAPGPMEAPPWDPLRNDSLPPTLTPAVPPYVKLGLTIVYTVFYSLLFVFIYVQLWLVLRYRHKRLSYQSVFLFLCLFWASLRTVLFSFYFKDFVAANALSPFVFWLLYCFPVCLQFFTLTLMNLYFTQVIFKAKSKYSPELLKYRLPLYLASLFISLVFLLVNLTCAVLVKTGHWERKVIVSVRVAINDTLFVLCAVSLSICLYKISKMSLANIYLESKGSSVCQVTAIGVTVILLYASRACYNLFILSFSQSNNVHSFDYDWYNVSDQADLKNQLGDAGYVVFGVVLFVWELLPTTLVVYFFRVRNPTKDLDSERRFCPY from the exons ATGAGGCCCGAGCGCTCCCGGCCGCGCCGCAGCGCCCCCGGCCCGATGGAGGCCCCGCCGTGGGACCCCCTGCGCAACGACTCGCTGCCGCCCACGCTGACCCCGGCCGTGCCCCCCTACGTGAAGCTCGGCCTCACCATCGTCTACACCGTGTTCTACTCGCTGCTCTTCGTGTTCATTTACGTGCAGCTCTGGCTGGTGCTGCGCTACCGCCACAAACGGCTCAGCTACCAGAGcgtcttccttttcctctgcctcttctggGCCTCTCTGCGGACCGtcctcttctccttctacttCAAAGACTTCGTGGCGGCCAATGCGCTCAGCCCCTTCGTCTTCTGGCTGCTCTACTGCTTCCCCGTGTGCCTCCAGTTCTTCACCCTCACGCTCATGAACTTGTATTTCACGCAG GTGATTTTCAAAGCCAAGTCAAAATATTCTCCAGAATTACTCAAATACCG GTTACCCCTCTACCTGGCCTCGCTCTTCATCAGTCTCGTTTTCCTGTTGGTGAATTTAACCTGCGCCGTGCTGGTGAAGACTGGACATTGGGAGAGGAAGGTGATTGTCTCCGTGCGCGTGGCCATTAATGACACGCTCTTCGTGCTGTGTGCcgtttctctctccatctgtctctACAAAATTTCTAAGATGTCCTTAGCCAACATTTACTTGGAGTCTAAG GGCTCCTCCGTGTGTCAAGTGACTGCCATCGGTGTGACTGTCATCCTGCTTTATGCCTCCCGAGCTTGCTACAACCTGTTCATCTTGTCATTTTCTCAGAGCAACAACGTCCACTCCTTTGATTACGACTGGTATAATGTGTCAGACCAG GCAGATCTGAAGAATCAGCTGGGAGATGCCGGCTATGTAGTATTTGGAGTGGTCCTTTTTGTGTGGGAGCTCTTACCTACCACCTTAGTAGTTTACTTCTTCCGAGTTAGGAATCCTACAAAGGACCTT